The Bacillus marinisedimentorum DNA segment TCATAATGTTCTCGATCGGTGATCGCCGCTCCCTCTGCAGCAAGCAATTTCCCCGATAAATGGGTGTAGAGGGTGACGAGCGAGAGAACATCCGTTTCATTATGTTCCATGATGCCTTTTACCGCTTCCGGATTCGGTTCTTTCAGAAAGTCGAAATAAAGCATCGGAGCCAGATAACCGGGGATGTCGGCATCCCGCTCGATACCGAGCACTTCTTCCTCTACAATCGACAGTTTCACCGCCGGCAGGCTGTTTTTCCAGAGGCGGCGGGATGCGTGTAGCAAATCATAATGACCGAAGGCCGGCAGTGCCGGGACAAGGTCCCTTATGAGGGTATGGCGGGTCGTGACCTGCGGCCAGTCAAACGCTTTGCCATTGTAGGTCACTAGATTTTTCAGCTCTTTTATGTCGCCAAGAAAGCGCTGGTACAAAGCCACCTCATGGCCGGGTCCAGGCAGGAAATATTGTGTTATGCTAACGGATCGATCGCTGACCCGGCCTATTCCAAGTAAAAATATGGTATTGCCCGCTCCGTGGCCGAGACCGGTTGTCTCCGTATCAAAAAACAGCATGTCGGAGGCTGCCCTTCCTGATGAGGAAAGGGGATGCTCCGTTTCATTGCGGTTCCACCCGGCGACAGCCGTGAAGATTTCGCCAAGTGAATAATGGCCGTGCCGGTAATCAAGCGGATACTCCTTTTCCCGGATCAGGATATACTGCCCTTCAAATTGGAATGGTGATGTTTGAAAGTTCTTCCATTCCTGCAAATACGGAATATCGATTGTTCCATCACCTGCCTGGTTACGATCAATGATTCCATCGACATTTCCCTTTTGTTCTGTACTGATATGTTTTTTATACCGGTTCAGTTTCCCTTTAAGTGACATCATATCACGCACCTCTGAACAAATTGATAAGCCGGACGGCGAACCTCTTCACCGACTCTCCTTCGGCATCGGTTCCAACGCATGAAGGACAGCCGCTTTCACATGGACAGCGCTCAATCAAGCCTGCAGCTTCGACTAATATTGTATCCATCATGCCGTACGCTTTTTCACTCAGTCCGATTCCGCCCGGATATCTGTCATAAAGGAAAATGGTCGGTTTCTCGTTATGTGTCGCTTTCACCTGCGGGACCACATGCAGATCGCTCGGGTCGCACATGAGGAACAAAGGAGCAACATGCCGGATGGCATGTGATGCCCCGATCAGCCCCTGTTCCAGCTTCGCTTCAGAAAATGAAGAGGCCGCCTCGTGCTGGAGGCTGATCCATGCAGCATTCGTATGCAGTTCTTCTTCAGGCAAATGAATCGGACCTGATCCGATATTGTCATGTGTTTCAAACTTTATTTTCTTGAAAATGGTCGCCATTGCCCGAACTGATACTTCACCGAATGCGAATTCGGCCTTCTCTGCTTCTGTCCGTTTGTCTTCTTCCAGCACATCAAGCGAAACAGCGAGATTGGCATCTGTATAGTAATCGACATCCACTTCACGGACATAAGCTTTCTTTTCGTCCCAGTCTAATTCTTCAACCTGGTATTGGATACCCTGATGAAGATAAATCGCTTCATCGTGAAGCAGTGTCATAGCGCTGAATCTGTCCATTTCACCGATCACCTTGACATTGGCCGTTTCACTTATATCTATGATGACGACATTTTCCTGCGAAGCCGATCGCAGGCTGATGTTGTGAGCCGGAAACGCCTCATTCATCCAGTACCATTTGCCGTTATTTTTATGAAGGACCTGTTCTTCAGCCAGGAACTCCATGATTTCCTCCACTTCCAGGCCGTCGAACGTATCGCCTTCCTTAAAAGGCAATTCGTAAGCGGCGCATTTCAGATGATCGACAAGAATGACAAGATTATCGGGATTGATGCGCGCCGACTCCGGATTCCGTTCAAAGAAGTAATCCGGATGCTGCAGCACGTACTGGTCGAGCGGGCTTGAACTCCCGACCATGATGACGACCGATTCACTCTGGCGCCGCCCTGCCCTGCCGGCCTGCTGCCATGAACTCGCCACGCTGCCTGGATACCCGGTCATGACACACACCTGGAGCTGCCCGATATCGACACCCAGTTCCAGCGCATTTGTGCTGACAACTCCGTATATATCACCGTTTCTGAGGCCGCGCTCGATATCCCTGCGCTGCTTTGGCAAGTATCCGCCCCGGTAACCCTGGATTGATTTCGTGCCGAGCTGTTTTTTGACAAGCTCCTGCAAATATGTCAGCAGAATTTCGACCCTTACCCGGCTTCTTGCGAAAACGATTGTCTGGATTTTGTTCTGGAGGAACTCACCAGCGATTTTACGCGCTTCAAGCGTAGCGCTCCGCCTGACGTTCAGAGCTTTATTGATCACCGGCGGATTGTAAAACAGGAAGTGCTTCTTCCCGGACGGAGCCCCGTTATTATCGATTAGCCTGACCGGTCCCCCCGTCAGTTCACGGGCAAGCTCCTCCGGGTTGGCGATTGTCGCTGAAGTGCTTATGAAAACGGGACTGCTGCCATAAAACTCGCAGATCCGTTTCAAGCGCCTGATCACATTGGCTACATGGCTGCCGAAAACCCCCCTGTATGTATGGAGTTCATCGATAACAATGTATTTCAGGTTCTCAAACAGCGAAACCCACTTCGTGTGATGAGGCAAAATGGCAGAATGGAGCATATCCGGGTTTGTGATGACAATATGCCCGGCTTTCCTCACCTTCTGCCGGATATTAGATGGAGTGTCACCGTCATATGTGTAACTGTTAATGGCAGCACCCATTTCATCAATGATTTCATTCAGTTCGCTTTTCTGGTCCTGCGCCAGCGCTTTTGTCGGAAACAAATAGAGTGCACGGCTGCTTTCATCTTCAAGGATGCTTTGCAGGACAGGCAGGTTATAACATAGCGTCTTACCGGAAGCCGTCGGTGTCACCGCTGCGAAATTTTCCCCTCTGCGCGCAGTCCGGTACGCCTCTTCCTGGTGGGTATAAAGGCGTTCGATCCCGCGTTTTTGAAGCGCAGCCTTGATGCGTGCGTCGACTTCAGCGGGCATGTCGCGGAGTTTGGCTTCCCGTTCCGGTATCGTTTTCCAGTGTATGAAATTATCTTTGTATGAATCATCCGCCATCATGCTTTCCAGCACGCTCATGACGTCCTTTTTCACTTTCATGCTGTTACCCCGTTTCCCTTTGCATACTCCTTCCTATTTTAGCGAATATCCGTTCGTTTTGGAAGGTTTTAGTTTTAAAATGCAGAGGGTGAAGCTCTCTTTTTTGCGATTTCATTATTTGAATGATTCTGCCTGATGCTTCATGGGACAGGAAACAACTTGATAGGATTGGCAAGGAACCGGTCTCTTTCAGGGTGTCGGACAGGGCGCCTTGAAACCAAGCGAACAGCTGCAGTTAAACTGTATTCAGGGGCAGGGGGGTGATTTTGGATTGACCTTTCACGCCGAATAACCGGACTTTCACGCGCAACCACTCCGGTTTCACGCCAACCACCTGAACATTTACGCCAAAAACCTCTGCTTTTCACGCCAAATGTCCGGTTTCCCGCCATACACCGGCCTAATCACGCCATTGTCCGGCTGTTTCACGCAGAACTGAAACAGCAAATAAACGCAAACTCAGCTTTTCGCCAGATTCACCGACCTGCCCTGCATTTATGCCAGGCAAATCAAGAATAGCGATGGATATCACCATAGCCAACTTAACGCGGTAACCTTCCAAGCCAGCAGATTGATTATTTACGGCAAAGTTTACGCCAATCCGCCAACTTTCAGGGCAAACCCGGCATTCGCGCAAAACCCGGCTGCCCGGCATAATAAAAAGAAGCGGAAATCACTCCGCTTCTCCATATTCACTCTTCAATCCGGCAAGCACACGGTCAAGGTCCGTTGTCGGCCTGTCACATGCGAAGTTCCGGCACACATATACAGTTGTCTTGCCTTCTTGCATTTTATAATTGGCGGCAAATGGAGCTGCCTCTTTCAGCTCGCTTCCGTCATTCGCTGCCAGTATGGTGACATCAGGCAAATACATTTTAT contains these protein-coding regions:
- a CDS encoding ribonuclease H-like domain-containing protein translates to MMSLKGKLNRYKKHISTEQKGNVDGIIDRNQAGDGTIDIPYLQEWKNFQTSPFQFEGQYILIREKEYPLDYRHGHYSLGEIFTAVAGWNRNETEHPLSSSGRAASDMLFFDTETTGLGHGAGNTIFLLGIGRVSDRSVSITQYFLPGPGHEVALYQRFLGDIKELKNLVTYNGKAFDWPQVTTRHTLIRDLVPALPAFGHYDLLHASRRLWKNSLPAVKLSIVEEEVLGIERDADIPGYLAPMLYFDFLKEPNPEAVKGIMEHNETDVLSLVTLYTHLSGKLLAAEGAAITDREHYEIGRWLEDLGHADEALHRYGLINRKESSVYKLAQKGAARLYKKAGLLENAEKIWLSLESDGDFHDPEIAVELSKFNEHTRRDFDKALHYAEKAYSSWKTNQRIFKHKAEKEKAEFMKRIERLRRKSSGE
- a CDS encoding DEAD/DEAH box helicase is translated as MKVKKDVMSVLESMMADDSYKDNFIHWKTIPEREAKLRDMPAEVDARIKAALQKRGIERLYTHQEEAYRTARRGENFAAVTPTASGKTLCYNLPVLQSILEDESSRALYLFPTKALAQDQKSELNEIIDEMGAAINSYTYDGDTPSNIRQKVRKAGHIVITNPDMLHSAILPHHTKWVSLFENLKYIVIDELHTYRGVFGSHVANVIRRLKRICEFYGSSPVFISTSATIANPEELARELTGGPVRLIDNNGAPSGKKHFLFYNPPVINKALNVRRSATLEARKIAGEFLQNKIQTIVFARSRVRVEILLTYLQELVKKQLGTKSIQGYRGGYLPKQRRDIERGLRNGDIYGVVSTNALELGVDIGQLQVCVMTGYPGSVASSWQQAGRAGRRQSESVVIMVGSSSPLDQYVLQHPDYFFERNPESARINPDNLVILVDHLKCAAYELPFKEGDTFDGLEVEEIMEFLAEEQVLHKNNGKWYWMNEAFPAHNISLRSASQENVVIIDISETANVKVIGEMDRFSAMTLLHDEAIYLHQGIQYQVEELDWDEKKAYVREVDVDYYTDANLAVSLDVLEEDKRTEAEKAEFAFGEVSVRAMATIFKKIKFETHDNIGSGPIHLPEEELHTNAAWISLQHEAASSFSEAKLEQGLIGASHAIRHVAPLFLMCDPSDLHVVPQVKATHNEKPTIFLYDRYPGGIGLSEKAYGMMDTILVEAAGLIERCPCESGCPSCVGTDAEGESVKRFAVRLINLFRGA